A section of the Citrus sinensis cultivar Valencia sweet orange chromosome 8, DVS_A1.0, whole genome shotgun sequence genome encodes:
- the LOC102612698 gene encoding brefeldin A-inhibited guanine nucleotide-exchange protein 1 isoform X3: MTVMWILQTYLKDACRIVNGLLKTALGPPPGSTTSLSPAQDIAFRYESVKCLVSIIRSMGTWMDQQLRIGETYLPKGSETDSSIDNNSIPNGEDGSVPDYEFHAEVNPEFSDAATLEQRRAYKIELQKGISLFNRKPSKGIEFLINSKKVGDSPEEVASFLKNTTGLNETMIGDYLGEREEFSLKVMHAYVDSFNFKGMDFGHAIRFFLRGFRLPGEAQKIDRIMEKFAERYCKCNPSSFTSADTAYVLAYSVIMLNTDAHNSMVKDKMTKADFIRNNRGIDDGKDLPEEYLGVLYDQIVKNEIKMNADSSAPESKQANSLNKLLGLDGILNLVIGKQTEEKALGANGLLIRRIQEQFKSKSGKSESLYHAVTDPGILRFMVEVCWGPMLAAFSVTLDQSDDKLATNQCLQGFRHAVHVTAVMGMQTQRDAFVTSVAKFTYLHCAADMKQKNVDAVKAIISIAIEDGNHLQEAWEHILTCLSRIEHLQLLGEGAPTDASFLTVSNVEADEKTQKSMGFPSLKKKGTLQNPSVMAVVRGGSYDSTTVGVNSPGLVTPEQINHFIANLNLLDQIGNFELNHVFAHSQRLNSEAIVAFVKALCKVSISELQSPTDPRVFSLTKLVEIAHYNMNRIRLVWSRMWNVLSDFFVSVGLSENLSVAIFVMDSLRQLAMKFLEREELANYNFQNEFLRPFVIIMQKSGSAEIRELIIRCISQMVLSRVSNVKSGWKSVFSIFTAAAADERKNIVLLAFETMEKIVREYFPHITETESTTFTDCVKCLLTFTNSRFNSDVCLNAIAFLRFCAVKLADGGLVCNEKGSVDGSSSPPVNDNAPDLQSFSDKDDNSSFWVPLLTGLSKLTSDSRSTIRKSSLEVLFNILKDHGHLFPRQFWMGVYSHVIFPIFNGVCDKKDMPDKDEPDSPTSHSPLSEGSTWDSETAAIGAECLVDIFICFFDVVRSQLPGVVSILTGFIRSPIQGPASTGVAALLHLAGELGSRLSQDEWREILLALKETTASTLPSFVKVLRTMNDIEIPNTSQSYADMEMDSDHGSINDNIDEDNLQTAAYVVSRMKSHITLQLLSVQVAANLYKLHLRLLSTTNVKILLDIFSSIASHAHELNSELVLQKKLQRVCLVLELSDPPMVHFENESYQTYLNFLRDSLTGNPSASEELNIESHLVEACEMILQMYLNCTGQQKVKAVKQQRVVRWILPLGSARKEELAARTSLVVSALRVLSGLERETFKKYLSNIFPLLIDLVRSEHSSREVQLVLGTMFQSCIGPILLQ; this comes from the exons ATGACTGTGATGTGGATTCTCCAAACATATTTGAAAG ATGCTTGCAGGATTGTCAATGGCCTTCTGAAAACTGCTTTAGGACCACCTCCTGGTTCAACCACATCTTTGTCTCCGGCCCAGGATATTGCTTTTCGGTATGAATCAGTGAAGTGCTTAGTTAGCATCATAAGGTCAATGGGGACTTGGATGGACCAACAGCTGAGAATAGGAGAAACCTATTTGCCTAAGGGTTCTGAGACTGATTCATCAATAGATAATAATTCAATTCCTAATGGAGAAGATGGAAGCGTCCCTGACTATGAGTTTCATGCAGAAGTAAATCCTGAATTTTCAGATGCTGCAACGCTTGAGCAACGGAGGGCTTATAAAATTGAACTCCAG AAAGGTATATCGCTTTTTAATAGGAAACCGTCCAAGGGTATTGAGTTCCTGATAAACTCCAAAAAAGTCGGTGACTCTCCGGAAGAAGTGGCTTCATTCCTGAAGAACACTACTGGCCTGAATGAAACCATGATTGGTGATTATTTGGGTGAAAGGGAGGAATTTTCTTTGAAAGTTATGCATGCTTATGTCGACTCGTTCAATTTCAAAGGGATGGATTTTGGCCACGCTATAAGATTTTTTCTGCGGGGCTTCAGGTTACCTGGAGAGGCACAGAAAATTGACCGGATCATGGAAAAGTTTGCTGAGCGCTACTGTAAATGCAATCCAAGTTCATTTACTAGCGCAGATACTGCCTATGTTCTGGCTTACTCTGTGATAATGCTCAACACAGATGCTCATAACAGTATGGTGAAAGATAAG ATGACGAAAGCTGATTTTATTAGGAATAACCGAGGAATAGATGATGGCAAAGATTTACCTGAAGAGTATCTCGGTGTCCTTTATGATCAAATagtgaaaaatgaaataaagatGAATGCTGATTCTTCTGCTCCAGAAAGCAAGCAAGCGAACAGCTTAAATAAACTTTTGGGGCTGGATGGTATACTCAACCTAGTCATTGGAAAACAGACAGAGGAAAAAGCACTTGGAGCAAATGGCCTTCTGATCAGGCGAATTCAAGAGCAGTTTAAGAGCAAGTCAGGAAAATCAGA GTCTTTATATCATGCTGTTACAGATCCTGGAATATTAAGGTTTATGGTGGAGGTCTGCTGGGGTCCTATGCTGGCTGCATTCAGTGTGACTCTTGACCAGAGTGATGACAAGCTTGCTACTAATCAATGCTTACAGGGCTTTCGACATGCTGTGCATGTCACTGCAGTGATGGGTATGCAGACACAGAGAGATGCTTTTGTGACGTCTGTGGCCAAGTTTACTTATCTCCACTGTGCTGCAGATATGAAGCAAAAGAATGTTGATGCTGTGAAG GCAATTATATCAATTGCCATTGAAGATGGTAATCATCTCCAAGAAGCCTGGGAGCATATACTAACATGCCTCTCTCGAATTGAGCATCTCCAACTGTTGGGTGAGGGTGCACCAACTGATGCATCCTTTCTCACAGTATCTAATGTCGAAGCAGATGAGAAGACTCAAAAATCTATGGGTTTTCcatctctaaagaaaaaaggaacTCTCCAGAATCCATCTGTCATGGCTGTTGTCCGAGGGGGTTCATATGACAGCACCACTGTTGGAGTCAATTCACCAGGACTGGTTACTCCAGAACAGATTAATCACTTTATtgcaaatttgaatttgctgGACCAGATTGGGAACTTCGAGTTGAATCACGTTTTTGCTCATAGCCAAAGGTTGAATAGTGAAGCTATAGTAGCTTTTGTGAAAGCACTGTGCAAAGTTTCTATTTCGGAATTGCAGTCTCCAACAGATCCTCGTGTATTTAGCCTCACAAAATTAGTTGAGATTGC GCATTACAATATGAACCGCATCAGATTAGTTTGGTCTCGCATGTGGAATGTTCTATCTGATTTCTTTGTGTCAGTTGGCTTGTCAGAAAACCTTTCTGTTGCAATCTTTGTCATGGATTCATTGCGGCAGCTTGCCATGAAATTCTTAGAGCGTGAGGAGTTAGCAAATTACAACTTCCAGAATGAATTTCTTAGACCATTTGTGATAATTATGCAGAAAAGTGGTTCTGCAGAAATTAGGGAATTAATCATTCGGTGCATTTCTCAGATGGTTCTTAGCCGTGTCAGCAATGTGAAATCTGGGTGGAAAAGTGTTTTTTCG ATTTTTACAGCTGCCGCAGCTGATGAACGGAAAAATATTGTCTTGTTGGCCTTTGAGACCATGGAAAAGATAGTGCGGGAATATTTTCCTCATATAACTGAGACAGAGTCGACAACTTTCACAGATTGTGTTAAATGCCTTCTAACCTTCACAAACAGCAGGTTTAACAGTGATGTTTGCCTCAATGCTATTGCATTTCTCAGGTTCTGTGCTGTCAAACTTGCAGACGGTGGCCTTGTCTGCAATGAGAAGGGCAGTGTTGATGGTTCATCAAGTCCACCGGTAAATGACAATGCTCCAGATCTCCAGAGTTTTTCTGACAAAGATGATAACTCATCCTTCTGGGTTCCTTTGCTCACAG GATTATCCAAACTCACGTCTGATTCAAGATCAACTATCCGAAAGAGTTCTTTGGAAGTGCTTTTCAATATTCTAAAGGATCATGGTCATCTTTTCCCACGGCAATTTTGGATGGGTGTTTATAGTCATGTTATTTTCCCGATATTTAATGGTGTATGTGACAAGAAAGACATGCCTGATAAAGATGAGCCGGATTCACCCACTTCACATTCTCCACTGTCTGAAGGAAGTACATGGGACTCTGAGACTGCTGCTATTGGAGCAGAGTGTCTAGTTGACATATTTATCTGCTTTTTTGATGTGGTGAGGTCTCAACTACCAGGTGTGGTGTCGATTTTGACGGGATTCATAAGGAGTCCCATACAGGGTCCTGCAAGCACTGGGGTCGCTGCATTGTTGCATTTGGCTGGTGAACTGGGAAGCAGACTTTCTCAAGATGAATGGAGAGAGATTTTACTGGCTCTGAAAGAGACAACAGCATCAACTCTGCCAAGTTTTGTGAAGGTCTTGAGAACTATGAATGACATTGAGATTCCTAACACCTCTCAATCTTACGCTGACATGGAAATGGATTCTGACCATGGATCGATCAATGATAATATTGACGAAGATAATCTGCAAACTGCAGCATATGTGGTCTCAAGAATGAAGAGTCATATTACACTGCAGCTTTTGAGTGTACAG GTTGCAGCCAATTTGTACAAGTTGCACCTACGATTATTGTCAACAACCAATGTGAAAATCCTTCTTGACATATTCTCCTCCATTGCTTCGCATGCCCATGAACTGAACTCTGAGCTAGTCCTGCAGAAGAAACTGCAGAGAGTGTGCTTGGTATTGGAACTCTCCGATCCTCCTATGGTTCATTTTGAGAATGAGTCTTACCAAACCTACCTAAACTTCCTCCGAGATTCTCTCACGGGTAATCCATCTGCAAGTGAGGAGTTGAACATAGAATCACATCTTGTAGAAGCATGTGAAATGATACTGCAGATGTACCTAAACTGTACTGGGCAGCAGAAAGTGAAAGCAGTTAAACAGCAGCGAGTGGTACGATGGATTCTTCCATTGGGTTCAGCGAGAAAGGAAGAATTGGCTGCTAGAACATCCTTAGTAGTGTCGGCATTGCGAGTATTGAGTGGTTTGGAAAGGGAAACGTTCAAGAAGTATCTATCAAATATCTTCCCATTGTTGATAGATCTTGTGAGGAGTGAGCATAGCTCAAGAGAAGTTCAGCTTGTTTTAGGCACCATGTTCCAATCTTGTATAGGCCCAATATTATTGCAATGA